In a genomic window of Ranitomeya imitator isolate aRanImi1 chromosome 5, aRanImi1.pri, whole genome shotgun sequence:
- the LOC138681062 gene encoding putative mediator of RNA polymerase II transcription subunit 29 isoform X4 — MEQSDNRSPSEDENHSQETTESCRSCQSKSSTQEMTSASSSLESYMDYSEETEQNEEEENRNDNNNNDINASTSPRRQDSVTVNISSKIGSQDLSPNKESPSQGLIAEVNLNLEVKITRDTNVSTPQSNCLNSTSSRKRKRSDDDKSNMQGKRREVY; from the exons ATCACCCTCAGAAGATGAAAATCATTCCCAGGAGACCACAGAATCTTGTAGAAGCTGTCAATCCA AATCCAGCACACAGGAGATGACGAGCGCCTCCTCCAGCCTGGAGTCAT ACATGGATTATTCAGAGGAAACCGAGCAGAATGAGGAAGAAGAGAACAGAAATGACAACAACAATAACG ATATCAACGCTTCCACCTCTCCCAGAAGACAAGATAGTGTTACTGTTAATATTTCAAGTAAAATTGGGAGTCAGGACCTGTCTCCTAACAAAGAAAGTCCATCGCAAG GTCTTATTGCAGAAGTAAATTTAAATCTAGAAGTAAAAATTACAAGGGATACAAATGTTTCAACACCACAAAGCAACTGCCTTAATTCAACTTCTTCGCGTAAAAGAAAAAGATCAGATGACGATAAAAGTAATATG
- the LOC138681062 gene encoding uncharacterized protein isoform X1: protein MEQSDNRSPSEDENHSQETTESCRSCQSSLEMDCSEPYSDQTGESSTQEMTSASSSLESYMDYSEETEQNEEEENRNDNNNNDINASTSPRRQDSVTVNISSKIGSQDLSPNKESPSQGLIAEVNLNLEVKITRDTNVSTPQSNCLNSTSSRKRKRSDDDKSNMQGKRREVY from the exons ATCACCCTCAGAAGATGAAAATCATTCCCAGGAGACCACAGAATCTTGTAGAAGCTGTCAATCCA GTCTAGAGATGGATTGTTCAGAGCCATACAGTGACCAAACTGGGG AATCCAGCACACAGGAGATGACGAGCGCCTCCTCCAGCCTGGAGTCAT ACATGGATTATTCAGAGGAAACCGAGCAGAATGAGGAAGAAGAGAACAGAAATGACAACAACAATAACG ATATCAACGCTTCCACCTCTCCCAGAAGACAAGATAGTGTTACTGTTAATATTTCAAGTAAAATTGGGAGTCAGGACCTGTCTCCTAACAAAGAAAGTCCATCGCAAG GTCTTATTGCAGAAGTAAATTTAAATCTAGAAGTAAAAATTACAAGGGATACAAATGTTTCAACACCACAAAGCAACTGCCTTAATTCAACTTCTTCGCGTAAAAGAAAAAGATCAGATGACGATAAAAGTAATATG
- the LOC138681062 gene encoding uncharacterized protein isoform X2: MEQSDNRSPSEDENHSQETTESCRSCQSSLEMDCSEPYSDQTGESSTQEMTSASSSLESYMDYSEETEQNEEEENRNDNNNNDINASTSPRRQDSVTVNISSKIGSQDLSPNKESPSQGLIAEVNLNLEVKITRDTNVSTPQSNCLNSTSSRKRKRSDDDKSNMGKRREVY, from the exons ATCACCCTCAGAAGATGAAAATCATTCCCAGGAGACCACAGAATCTTGTAGAAGCTGTCAATCCA GTCTAGAGATGGATTGTTCAGAGCCATACAGTGACCAAACTGGGG AATCCAGCACACAGGAGATGACGAGCGCCTCCTCCAGCCTGGAGTCAT ACATGGATTATTCAGAGGAAACCGAGCAGAATGAGGAAGAAGAGAACAGAAATGACAACAACAATAACG ATATCAACGCTTCCACCTCTCCCAGAAGACAAGATAGTGTTACTGTTAATATTTCAAGTAAAATTGGGAGTCAGGACCTGTCTCCTAACAAAGAAAGTCCATCGCAAG GTCTTATTGCAGAAGTAAATTTAAATCTAGAAGTAAAAATTACAAGGGATACAAATGTTTCAACACCACAAAGCAACTGCCTTAATTCAACTTCTTCGCGTAAAAGAAAAAGATCAGATGACGATAAAAGTAATATG